The DNA segment AGCTGCGTGATGGAGACAAGACTCGCTATAAGGGCAAAGGTGGAGGCACATTCACCATAGAATCTGTAGAAACAGATGGATCCatagcatatatatatatatatatatatatatatactgacCACGCTAAAACACTTTTTACTGATCCCaatcttttccctttttgttggTATTTAAGGTGTAACCAAAGCTGTGGGCCACATTAATGACACCCTTGGCCCAGCCCTGATACAATCGGTGCGTGTGCGAACTGTTTGGATTGAAATGTACCGAAAAGCTTTCCAGAACTGTAGAACAAGCAAAGATCTGTCCCTCTGACAGGGCATCAGCgtgctggagcaggagaagtTGGATAACGTGATGATCGAAATGGACGGCACCGACAACAAATGTAAGCCCCGGTCGCCTCTCTTGCTAATGTGTGCAGGCGGGTCCCTGCGCGCCGGGGAGCAGCACTGCACGTATGTGCTGCGTAACTGCTTCTCTGTGCCTCCCAGCTCAGTTCGGGGCCAATTCTATTCTGGGAGTATCTCTGGCCATATGCAAagccggtgctgcagagaaagGCGTCCCCTTGTACCGGCACATTGCTGATCTGGCGGGGAACTCGGACTTGGTCCTTCCAGTTCCGGTGAGCGACTGTGTGCAAATGGAATGAGTCCAAAAAGGgcataaaatgtaaatttgtctACTTCGTCTGCATCTTCACTCAGGCTTTTAACGTGATCAACGGGGGCTCCCATGCTGGTAACAGGCTGGCCATGCAGGAGTTTATGGTGCTCCCTGTCGGGGCAGAGTCCTTCCGCGACGCCCTGCGCATGGGGGCCGAGCTGTACCAGACACTGAGAGGTGTCATCAAGGAGAAGTACGGCCAGGATGCTACAAACGTGGGAGACGAAGGAGGCTTTGCCCCCAACATACAGGAGAACAGCGAGGGTAAGCGTGGGGGGAGAAAACCTTCCAATGGttattttgtgtttctgctcgTCTGTATGATTCTGTCCTTCAGCCCTGGAGCTAATTAAGACGGCCATCGAGAAAGCCGGATTCACCGACAAAGTTGTGGTCGGCATGGATGTGGCCGCATCCGAGTTCTTTATCGAGGGCAAGTATGACCTGGATTTTAAGTCCCCGCCCAATGCCTCCCGCCACATCAGCGCCGGAGAGTTGGCTGACATCTACCAGGGCTTCATTAACAACTACCCAGGTGTGTATTCAGAGCCTCGACGCAGGCCTGTTGGACACCTCCTAATTATGCACCACAGCACCAATTCGGCAGGCTAGAACCGCTCCCTGGAAAAACTGTTCATTATAATCCCACTGAGATGTGGGTGGGTAGTGGTGAAAATGAGGGGTTCCTAAAGCATTCCCATCGTGCTGGTTAACCACGCGTCTGTCCTCCAGTGGTTTCAATCGAAGATCCTTTCGATCAGGACGACTGGCCTGCTTGGTCACAGTTCACTGCTGCTGTCGGCATCCAGGTAAGATGTCACATTTATATATTCATATCTATCAGTTTACCTATCCTTTGCatatgaaatgtattttttttaatcattcttCTCTATCATTAAAGTCTTATTTTATACTGCTGAACGTGT comes from the Takifugu rubripes chromosome 7, fTakRub1.2, whole genome shotgun sequence genome and includes:
- the LOC101068601 gene encoding gamma-enolase: MSILNIVAREILDSRGNPTVEVDLHTSKGLFRAAVPSGASTGIYEALELRDGDKTRYKGKGVTKAVGHINDTLGPALIQSGISVLEQEKLDNVMIEMDGTDNKSQFGANSILGVSLAICKAGAAEKGVPLYRHIADLAGNSDLVLPVPAFNVINGGSHAGNRLAMQEFMVLPVGAESFRDALRMGAELYQTLRGVIKEKYGQDATNVGDEGGFAPNIQENSEALELIKTAIEKAGFTDKVVVGMDVAASEFFIEGKYDLDFKSPPNASRHISAGELADIYQGFINNYPVVSIEDPFDQDDWPAWSQFTAAVGIQVVGDDLTVTNPRRIQQAVDEKACNCLLLKVNQIGSVTEAIKACKLAQENGWGVMVSHRSGETEDTFIADLVVGLCTGQIKTGAPCRSERLAKYNQLMRIEEELGNQARFAGHNFRNPSAI